CGATGTGTAAAGAAGGTGAAGAAGGCTGGGACATAGGTAATGACGATGGCAAAGATGTGTGCAGTGCAGGTGCTAAAGGCCTTCTGCCGAGCTTCTGCTGAGGACAGGCTGACCACTGCCCGCAGGATCATGGTGTAGGAGACAGTGATGCACAGGATGTCAAAGCCCCCAATCAAGAGGGCAACCATCAAACCATAGATGGCATTGACCTTAACATTGCCACAGGATATCTTGGCCACAGACATGTGGTCACAGTAGGTATGTAGTATGACATTGCCCCTGCAGTATGGCAGGCGTTTGgtgaggaaagtgaaagggatAACAAGCATAACACCTCTAAGAAAAGTAAGGAGCCCAGCCTTAGCAATGACTGAATTAGTGAGAATAGTAGCATAGCGCAAGGGGTAgcagatggccacgtagcggtcCAGGGCCATGAGCATGAGCACCCCAGACTCCATCCCTGTGAAGGTGTGCACAAAGAACATCTGGGCCAGGCAGGCCTTAAAATCAATCTCCATGAGATTGAACCACAATATGCAGAGAGTGTTGGGAAGAGTGCTGGTGCACATGAGAACATCTGTGAAGGAAAGAAGGACTAGGAAGATGTACATTGGTCTGTGTAAGGCTTCTTCAGAGTAGATGAGATACATAAGGCCAAAGTTCCCTGTGATTGCAATGCTATACATGGTACACAGAGGGAAGGAGACCCACAGATGCacttcttccaatccagggatgCCATTTAGGATGAATGAGACTGGAGTTAGGCTAGTGTCATTCAGAAATAACATACTGTCTGTTGGAAGTTCATGATACACCAGTTACAGAATTGCTCTGTAGGCAGAAAAAGTAAGATCAGAGATGAGCTGACAAGTAAGATATTCTTTATCATAGTTGATAATTTGTCTTTCTTGTAGATCAATCACATGTACATTCTCTTATGTTGAATATGTGATATTACACTCTCATTATGTGACATTACACTCTGATActtgctcagtgatcaatgcaaagaaatagaggaaaacaatagaatggaaaagactagagatctctttaagaaaattagagacaccaggggactatttcatgcaaagatgggcacaataaagggaagaaatgggagggacctaacagaagcagaagatattaagaacagttagcaagaatacaccgaagagctatacaaaaaagattttcatgacccagataaccacaatggtgtgatcattcacctagagtcagacatcctcgaatgcaaagtcaaatgggcatTAGGAaccataactatgaacaaagctagtggaggtgatggaattccagtggagctatttcaaatcttaaaagatgatgctgtgaaagtgccagcaaatttagaatactcagcagtgaccacaggactggaaaaggtcggttttcatttcaatctcaaagaaagacaatgccaaagaatgctcagactaccacctaattgcacacatctcacacgctagtaaagtaatgctcaaaattctccaagccaagcttcaacagtacatgaacggttaacttccagatgttcaagctggatttagaaaaggcagaggcaccggagatcaaattaccaacatccattggatcatcgaaaaagcaagagagttctggaaaaacctCTGCTGTATTGATGacgccagagcctttgactgtgtggatcacaacaaactgtggaaaattcttaaagacaggggaataccagaccacctgacctgcctcctgagaaatccttatgcaggtcaagaagcaacagttagaactgggcatggaataacagactggttccaaatcaggaaaggagtacatcaaggctgcatattgtcaccctgcttatttaacttatgtgcagagtacatcatgcaaaatgccaggctggttgaaGTACAcactagaatcaagatttttgggagaaatatcaacaacctcagatatgcagataacaccacgcttatgacagaagatgaagaagaactaaagagtctctcgatgaaggtgaaagaggagagtgaaaaagttggcttaaaactcaacattgagaaagctaatatcatggcatcctgactgatgctgaagctgaaactccagtacttcgccacatgatgcaaagaactgactcactggaaaagagcctgatgctggaaaagattgaaggtgggaagacaaggggatgacagaggatgaaatggttggatggcatcactgactcgatggacatgagtttgagtaagctctgggagttgataatgaacaggaaggcctggcatgctgcagtccatggggttggaaagaattggacacaatttaacaactgaacggaactgaactgaacactctcATTGGATCATGCCTTAACCAGTAGACATTGACCAGATGAACTGACTGAATCTAGTTGATGTGTTGTATCTgaatgtgtcttttttaaaagatcatatagTTCATTCTCTAGGCTGAAGTTGACCTCTAACTAAACAATAGGATGATCAAGGATTGATTAAATATTTTGTGTTCCAGTCGGTCACCATCTTAATCAAAGATGCCTATTCCATTCTGAAATCTTATCACTCTTCAATGGCTCTGGTGGGCTCCATTTTCAAAGTTAACCAGTCTAATCTAGGGGGCATACTGACAATGCTATTAACCCAGTTTTTGCTCAAATCCCCTGCTTTGGGTTCTCAGGAAATCTAAATACAGAAAACTACAAATCATCCCCTGTGCCAAAagctttctttaagaaaaattatacaatgatcttaaaggtgaaaaataataataatactcttTCTAACCATCAAATTGCTACCCATTAATTTCTTGagtcaataccaaaaaaaatagGTAGTAAAGAATCATTGGAAGCACAATAACTTATgggaaattaatattatttttctaggaTTATAATCTCTTCTAATGGACTGCATAGCCTAATCCAATAAGAATTGAGGATCCATCACTGTAAACTAACATAATTGACATTTCCTTTGGAACatagttggagaagggaatagctatccacaccagtactcttgcctggagaatccccatggacagaggagcctggtgggctgcagtccacaggatttcgaagagtcagacatgactgagtgactttcactttcactttaaaacatCGTACTGTATTTCCTATCCTGATCACCACCTCAGAGAATTATAGAATCAATATTTCTCAGTCTGTACTATCTCCAAAACTAAATTTTCATAGTACAAAGGAGATTCTCAATACATTTTTCAAATCCATAGGgaaaaaaagcagtgggaaaaataaGGACTGACAAAATGGTTCTGAGTagtaagaaggaaaatatttgttgTGATAGTGTATTGTGAAGAAATAAGAACACATTCATGATCATAGAATGTATACAAACTGGATGTACAAGTCTGAAGAAGCAGGTGGGAGTGTGCTGACTTAGGGGGAAAAATGTACAAGTTAGTTTGATAAGGGAGGAAGTCCAAAAGAGAGGactattgaagaaaaataataatctctTTGTATAACAATTATCAATATTCAGATTTATAGTATTTCCTGTGTATATAAGAGGTAACTCACCTGCCACTTCAGTGACATCTCTGTTGAAAATTTAAGGTTGGGAAAAATTGGTTCTCCTTTCCTCATATGTGTCTTTTACACAAATTTTATATccttagtttttaaaagataaagtctgagTAGATGAAATATAGGGCCCCTTCGAATTGAGAAACAACTCAAACATCATAAGTGTGATGTGAAATTGAGGCAAttctctaaaatgaaaaatagatgagaaacagAGAACATATGAAATAAGGCCAtcattcctcttttcctttttcccacaattgtataaattatttttttcacagaaatgctgtttttagttttcaCAGCCACTGGGATGTATCACTTCTCTAGAATACTCCTCACAAGGATTATTCAGTATGAACCACAAGATTTAAgtataaaagcatattttatccAACGTGAAAATGGAGCATACAAGCCAGTATGAGGAAGCAGATTTACCATATGGTCAATCAGGCCGTTTCAAAACTTAGGAGAATAATCCTATTTGACAACTCTCTCCTTTTGCCTCTCCTCTCATTATCATAATCAGTACCCacatctttaaaaagcaaaatgcacCCTCAATTCAGAAATCTGCTTACCCTGAAAGCTGCTGGAATTCTTCAAGAAATTGAAGACATATCTACAAATGAAGTCATATTCATGTCTACATGATGGACATGCAGGACAAATGTAAGACCTGTATCAAGACCATGAGGAGGTAGATGAAGAAgggaatatttctattttctatttggtGCATGTGGTATGTGTATATGATATTATCTGAAGTTGAAGAGCTGGAAAAACTTGTTACTATCTTGTTCTACTATCGTCTCAGAGGAAAAGTTATTTTCCATGCACATGTATTTAagttatctattaaaaaaaaaaaagcttaagaaTCAGATATACCTGGGTCCTAAGGACCCTGGCTCAGCAATTGGGAATTGCTTTAGGAATTATTTTGTCTCAAATCATAGTCTAGGACTCCCGGTATAATTTTTTATAAGTACAACAGAGAATATGTAGCTCTGAGACCTTTTAAACTTTCAGAATTAAATCCTTTGGGGAGACTGATCTGTTCACATTTTTCAATTCTTAGCACAAAGTCATGCACAAAAtcatattgaaaaaatatttttgaagaataattaaATAATGCTGGTATATAAACAACTTTTATAAGTGAACttgtatatgttcagttcagttcagttcagtcgctcagtcgtgtccaactctttgcgaccccatgaattgcagcatgtcaggcctccctgaccatcaccaactcccggagttcactcagactcacgtccattgagttggtgatgccatccagccatctcatcctctgtcgtccccttttcctcctgcccccaatccctcccagcatcagagtcttttccaatgagtcaactcttcgcatgaggtggccaaagtactgttaATGTCCCTAATAAAGgtgtttattaaataattttgactAGGTTATTTTGGATTATCTAGATGTATACTGTCTCACTGTATATGAAGAATATTTTActtctccctttatttttttttttcgtttgtttttgtttttcccttttggcCTTTCTTTACTAGCTAGGATATCCTTCCTGCACAGTGTTGAATGATctggatatttttgtttctttatcacGACTGAGTATAGTAAAACCCACTACAGGTAGAGAAACCTCATTCCACAGTCACATGAAAGACATGGACTTATATTCCAGCGCAGAAGCACATCTGTGCAGTAATAAAAGTTAATCATATACTAGCATTTTGTTGAgacattttttatattcttcaagAATATTTGCCTGCAGTTCACCTTATTGTAGTCtttatctggctttggtatcTGTATGATATTGGCCTCATGAAATGAGTTTGGGAATATTCAGGTGATGAtgtagta
This genomic window from Bubalus bubalis isolate 160015118507 breed Murrah chromosome 16, NDDB_SH_1, whole genome shotgun sequence contains:
- the LOC102408166 gene encoding olfactory receptor 52N1, whose amino-acid sequence is MLFLNDTSLTPVSFILNGIPGLEEVHLWVSFPLCTMYSIAITGNFGLMYLIYSEEALHRPMYIFLVLLSFTDVLMCTSTLPNTLCILWFNLMEIDFKACLAQMFFVHTFTGMESGVLMLMALDRYVAICYPLRYATILTNSVIAKAGLLTFLRGVMLVIPFTFLTKRLPYCRGNVILHTYCDHMSVAKISCGNVKVNAIYGLMVALLIGGFDILCITVSYTMILRAVVSLSSAEARQKAFSTCTAHIFAIVITYVPAFFTFFTHRFGGRSIPPHIHIIMANLYLLMPPTMNPIVYGIKTKQIRTCITRFLLKGKDNPSHNI